The sequence below is a genomic window from Arthrobacter sp. U41.
GTCGTCGAACTCATGGCCGCCATCGACTGACCGGCGCTAACGCTCGGTGACCAGCGGCCGTTCGGGCGTGTGCAGCCGCGTCATGAGCCGCGTGATGGTCCGCGGGACCCGGTTCCTGGTGGCCCGGGAAACCAGGACCATCACGGCAAACGCTGCCGGCACCGTCCACGCCGCGGGCTGCGCCAGCCACGACGGCGGGCCGCCGGCACCCAGCACCGCTCCGGCCGCCATCGCCCCGCCGCACAGCACCGCCCCTGTCGCCATGCCGGCGATCGCCCCGGCGTCGGTCAGCCCGCGCCACCAGATGCCCAGCAAAAGCACCGGGCAGATGGTTGATGCGGTAAAAGCAAAAACCATCCCCACGCTGCCTGCCAGCGCGAGCGAACCGGTCATGGACGCGAGCCCCAGCGGAACCACCGCGGAGATCACGGCCGCCCACCGGAAGCCGCGCACACTGCCGCCGAAGAGGTCCTGGCTGATCACCCCGGCGAGCGAGACCACCAGCCCTGAGGTTGTGGACAGAAAGGCGGCGAACGCCCCGGCCACCACCAGGGCGGACAGCAGGTCACCGGCGGTCCCGCCAATCAGCTGCCCCGGAAGCAGCAGCACCAGCGCATCGGCCTGCGCGCTCTGCGCCAGGTCCGGCGCGAACATCCGGCCGATCAGCCCGTAGGCGGTCGGGAACAGGTAGAAGACCGACAGCAGGCCCAGCACAATCAGGGTGGTCCGACGGGCCGACTGCCCGTCCGGGTTCGTGTAGAACCGCACCAGCACGTGCGGCAGCCCCAGCGTGCCGAACAGCAGGGCCACCAGCAGCGAGATGTTCTGGTACAGCCCGGCCGGAGCCACTGCCGTGGGGTTCACCGACGCCTCCGCCACGGCGGGGGTCCCGGCGTCCGCCAGCGAGAAGGCGATAAACAGGATCGGCACGGCCAGCGCCGTCAGCTTCAGCCAGTACTGGAACGCCTGGACAAAGGTAATGGAACGCATCCCTCCGGCCACCACGGTGACACAGACGACGGCGACCACCGCCACCTGCCCCACCCACGCCGGCAGCCCGGTGGTGATCCGGATCGCCAGCGCCGCGCCGTGGAGTTGCGGGACGATGTAGAGCCAGCCGACCATCACGACCACAACGCTCGTGACGCTGCGGACCACCCGGGAGTCGAGCCGCGCTTCGGTGAAATCGGGAATGGTGTAGGCGCCGGAGCGGCGGAGCGGAGCGGCGACGAAAAGCAGCAGCATCAGGTAGCCGGCGGTGTACCCCACCGGAAACCACAGGGCGTCGGTGCCGGAGAGCAGGATGAGCCCGGCGACGCCGAGGAAGCTGGCGGCGGAAAGGTATTCACCGCCGATCGCGGAGGCGTTCCACCACGGCCGGACCGTCCGCGAGGCCACGTAGAAATCCCCGGTGGTGCGCGAGATCCGGAGCCCGTAAAAACCGATGACGGCGGTGGCCACCGAGACGGCGGCGAATGCGGCGATACCGACGACCGGGTTCACGCGTGCCTCACTTGTCCCCGACGAGGTCCCGGTAGCGGGCCTCATTCCGGGCCGCCGTCCGGATGAAGAGCCAGGCGCTGAGCCCGACCACCGGATAGATCCCGATGCCCAGCAGCACCCAGTCGAAGGGCAGGCCCACAATGGTCGACTCCGCCAGCCCGGGGACCAGTCCCAGCATCAGCGGGAACGCAGCGAGGATCAGCAGGAACCCCGCGGCCACGACAACCCCCAGCCGCAGCTGCGTGCGGATCAGGGAGCGGACAAACACCTGTCCGGCGTCGGATTCCTCCGCGGCGTCGCGCGAGTCGGCGGCGGACCGCGCGGACGGCAGGGCCGTGGTGCCCGGCGTGATGCTGCCCGGGGTGATGCTGCGCGGTGCGGTGACGCGGACCCGGGTCATGCCTGCGGCCGGATCCGGGTCGCCTCAAGCTTTTCCCGGACCGACGGCAGGTGGCGCCGGCTGATGGGCAGTTCCGCCCCGGCTACGGTGACGCTGGGCCGGGCGGCCGCCAGCTTCATGTGGCTGACGTGGTTGAGCGCAATCAGGTAGGAGCGGTGGATCCGGATGAAACCGGCTTCGGCCCACTGCTGTTCCAGATCGGCCAGCGGGACACGGATGAGGTAGCTGGCATCGGCGGTGTGCAGCCGGGCGTAGTCGCCCTGGGCCTGGACGTAGGTGACGTCGTCGCGGCGGATCATCTTCGTGGTTCCGCCCAGGTCCACGGTGATCATTTCCGGCCGCGGGGCGCCGTCCTTGAGCAGCTCGCTGATCCGGCCGATGGACTTCGCCAGACGTTCAGCGCGGACGGGTTTCAGCAGGTAGTCCACGGCGGCCAGTTCGAAGGCTTCCAGGGCGCAGTCCTCGTCGGCGGTGACGAAGACGACCGCGGGCGGCTTGCTGCTGCGCGCGATGACGCGGGCGATGTCCAGGCCGGAGAGGGCAGGCATGTGGATGTCCAGGAAGACGGCGTCGACGTCCTCGACCTCAAGGGCGCGCAGGGCCTCGGCCCCGGAGGAGGCCCGGTGGATGGTGCCGATCCGGTCATCCCGGCCGAGCAGGAAAGCCAGTTCCTCAACAGCGGGCAGCTCGTCGTCGGCGACGAGGACGTTAATCATGGTCCAAGACTAGCGCCGGAGGCGTTTGTCCCCTATCAGGCATCGTGGCGGGGCTGCGACTTGGGGACACGCATCGTGATCAGGGTGCCTTCCCCGGGGGCGGTCTCAATCACGAGCCCGTTCTCATCGCCGTAGACCTGCCGCAGCCGGGCGTCCACGTTCCGCAGCCCCACATGGTCGCCGTCGCTGTGCCCCGCGAGGACAGCCCGCAACTGTTCCGGATCCATCCCCACGCCGTCGTCCTCAATGGTCACCTCGGCGAACGCGCCGGAGTCGTTGGCAGTGATGGAGATGTGGCCGGGACCTTCCTTGGCCTCCAGGCCATGCCGGACCGCGTTTTCCACCAGCGGCTGCAGGCTCAGGAACGGGATCACGGTACTGAGCACCTCGGGGGCGATCCGCAGGCTCACCTGCACGCGGTCGCCGAAGCGGGCCCTTTCCAGCAGGAGGTAGCGGTCGATGCAGCGCAGTTCCTCGGCGAGGGTGGTGAAGTCGCCGTGGCGGCGGAAGGAGTAGCGGGTGAAGTCGGCGAACTCCACCACCAGCTCACGGGCCCGGACCGGGTCCGTGTTGATGAAGGAGGCGATCGCGTTCAGTGAGTTGTAGATGAAATGCGGACTGATCTGGGCCCGCAGCGCGCGCACCTCGGCCTCCATGAGCAGCGTGCGGGACGCGTCCAGTTCGGCCAGCTCCACCTGCGTGGCGACCCAGTCGGCCACCTCGCTGGTGGCCCGGACCAACCCGGCGCCGGCGGCCGGGGCGAAGGCGGCGACGACGCCCACCACCCGGGTTCCGGTCCTGATCGGGGCGATCACCGCGGCGCGTTCCACCGCGGGGTGGGCCGCCACGGCGCCCCTGCCCTGCGCGGTTTCCTGCACCTCGCCGGCCGGAATGACGGCGGTGTGGCCGCCGTCGAGCACCCCTGCGGCCAGTTCCATCAGGAACGGCTTGAGCTCCTCGCCGGCTCCGTCCCAGGCGAGCACGCCGGTGGTGTCGGTGATCGCCAGTGCGTCGCAGCCCAGCAGGGTGCGCAACTGCCGGCTGGCCTTGGCGGCCCCGGAAGGATTCAGGCCCGTCCGCAGATGCTGGCCGGCGCGGGAGGCCGCGTGGAGCGTCTTGTAGGTGGCCCGTTCCGCGTCCGTGCCGAGCTCCCGGAAGGAGCGGAGCACCTTGAGCCCGACGGCGACGATAACGGCGATCGCCATCGCGATCACGGCGACGGCGGCGGCGATGAAAAGGGGAGAGTCGGGCATGGGCCCAGCGTATCGCGGCACCTGCCGGGTCGGGGTCGAAGGGGCGCCGGACTGTGCTTTGGGCACCGTTGAGCGCAGCATCCCGACCGCTGAGCGACGCAGGGTACGGCGATGCTGGAATGTAGGCCGCATCACGCGAGAGAGTGATTGCAGTCACATTGGCGAAAGGGCTGTTCGGAGCAGGCCGGAGGAGCCGGTGTGGACTCAAAAGTCTCAATGAGGAGGAACGATGGGTCACGAAGCCCAAGAAACGGACGCTACGGCGGCCGTGGACTTCAAGGAAGTCCAGTCGAGTAAGCGGTTCCAGGAGCTGCGCAAACGTCACCGCAGCTTTGTTTTTCCGATGGCCATTGCATTCCTGCTCTGGTACTTCGCGTATGTTCTGCTGGCCGACTACGCGGTGGAGTTCATGTCCATCAAGGTCTGGGGCAACATCAACGTAGGCCTGATCATGGGACTGGCCCAGTTCGTGACCACGTTCGCCATCACCGGCTGGTACGTCAGCTACTCGAACCGGAAGCTTGACCCGATCGCAGCGGAAATCCGCCACGAAATCGAAGGCCACGAATTCGACAAGCATGGCAACCAGATCAGCGGGGTACAGAAATGATGTTTATGGTTCCCGCAGTCAACGTTGCGGATCTCAAGGAAACCACCCTGCTGAACATGGGCATCTTCGGCCTGTTCGTAGCGATCACCATGATCATCGTGATCAAGGCCAGCCGCAACAACAAGACGGCCGCTGACTACTACGCCGCCGGACGGTCCTTCACCGGCCCGCAGAACGGTACCGCCATCGCCGGCGACTACCTCTCGGCAGCCTCGTTCCTCGGCATCACCGGCGCCATCGCGATCAACGGCTACGACGGCTTTATGTACTCCATCGGCTTCCTGGTGGCCTGGCTCGTCGCCCTGCTGCTCGTCGCCGAACTGCTGCGCAACACCGGCAAGTTCACGATGGCCGACGTCCTCTCGTTCCGGCTCAAGCAGCGCCCCGTGCGCATCGCGGCGGCCATCTCCACCCTGGTAGTCTGCTTCTTCTACCTCCTGGCCCAGATGGCCGGAGCCGGCACCCTGATCTCCCTGCTCCTTGGCATCAGCGACTGGGGCGGACAGGCGCTGGTCATCATCGTCGTTGGCGCCCTGATGATCATGTATGTACTGATCGGCGGGATGAAGGGCACCACCTGGGTCCAGATCATCAAGGCCGTGCTGCTGATTGCGGGAGCAGCGGTGATGACCTTCTGGGTCCTCGCCATCTACGGCTTCAACCTTTCCGATCTGCTGGGCGGCGCGGTGGAAGCCTCGGGCAACCCGAATATCCTGAACCCGGGCCTGCAGTACGGCAAGTCCGAAGTCTCCAAGATCGACTTCATGTCCCTTGGCCTGGCCCTCGTGCTCGGCACCGCGGCCCTGCCCCACGTTCTGATGCGCTTCTACACGGTTCCGACCGCCAAGGAAGCCCGCAAGTCCGTGGTCTGGTCCATCTGGCTGATCGGCCTGTTCTACCTGTTCACCCTGGTCCTGGGCTTCGGTGCTGCGGCGCTGGTTGGCGCTGAAACGATCAAGGGTGCCCCGGGCGGCGTCAACTCCGCCGCACCGCTGCTGGCGTTCCACCTCGGTGGCCCGCTGCTGCTCGGCTTCATCTCGGCGGTGGCCTTCGCCACCATCCTGGCAGTCGTCGCCGGCCTCACGATCACCGCGGCG
It includes:
- a CDS encoding sodium/solute symporter, which translates into the protein MNPVVGIAAFAAVSVATAVIGFYGLRISRTTGDFYVASRTVRPWWNASAIGGEYLSAASFLGVAGLILLSGTDALWFPVGYTAGYLMLLLFVAAPLRRSGAYTIPDFTEARLDSRVVRSVTSVVVVMVGWLYIVPQLHGAALAIRITTGLPAWVGQVAVVAVVCVTVVAGGMRSITFVQAFQYWLKLTALAVPILFIAFSLADAGTPAVAEASVNPTAVAPAGLYQNISLLVALLFGTLGLPHVLVRFYTNPDGQSARRTTLIVLGLLSVFYLFPTAYGLIGRMFAPDLAQSAQADALVLLLPGQLIGGTAGDLLSALVVAGAFAAFLSTTSGLVVSLAGVISQDLFGGSVRGFRWAAVISAVVPLGLASMTGSLALAGSVGMVFAFTASTICPVLLLGIWWRGLTDAGAIAGMATGAVLCGGAMAAGAVLGAGGPPSWLAQPAAWTVPAAFAVMVLVSRATRNRVPRTITRLMTRLHTPERPLVTER
- a CDS encoding LytR/AlgR family response regulator transcription factor; this translates as MINVLVADDELPAVEELAFLLGRDDRIGTIHRASSGAEALRALEVEDVDAVFLDIHMPALSGLDIARVIARSSKPPAVVFVTADEDCALEAFELAAVDYLLKPVRAERLAKSIGRISELLKDGAPRPEMITVDLGGTTKMIRRDDVTYVQAQGDYARLHTADASYLIRVPLADLEQQWAEAGFIRIHRSYLIALNHVSHMKLAAARPSVTVAGAELPISRRHLPSVREKLEATRIRPQA
- a CDS encoding sensor histidine kinase, with the protein product MPDSPLFIAAAVAVIAMAIAVIVAVGLKVLRSFRELGTDAERATYKTLHAASRAGQHLRTGLNPSGAAKASRQLRTLLGCDALAITDTTGVLAWDGAGEELKPFLMELAAGVLDGGHTAVIPAGEVQETAQGRGAVAAHPAVERAAVIAPIRTGTRVVGVVAAFAPAAGAGLVRATSEVADWVATQVELAELDASRTLLMEAEVRALRAQISPHFIYNSLNAIASFINTDPVRARELVVEFADFTRYSFRRHGDFTTLAEELRCIDRYLLLERARFGDRVQVSLRIAPEVLSTVIPFLSLQPLVENAVRHGLEAKEGPGHISITANDSGAFAEVTIEDDGVGMDPEQLRAVLAGHSDGDHVGLRNVDARLRQVYGDENGLVIETAPGEGTLITMRVPKSQPRHDA
- a CDS encoding DUF485 domain-containing protein, with protein sequence MGHEAQETDATAAVDFKEVQSSKRFQELRKRHRSFVFPMAIAFLLWYFAYVLLADYAVEFMSIKVWGNINVGLIMGLAQFVTTFAITGWYVSYSNRKLDPIAAEIRHEIEGHEFDKHGNQISGVQK
- a CDS encoding solute symporter family protein, producing the protein MMFMVPAVNVADLKETTLLNMGIFGLFVAITMIIVIKASRNNKTAADYYAAGRSFTGPQNGTAIAGDYLSAASFLGITGAIAINGYDGFMYSIGFLVAWLVALLLVAELLRNTGKFTMADVLSFRLKQRPVRIAAAISTLVVCFFYLLAQMAGAGTLISLLLGISDWGGQALVIIVVGALMIMYVLIGGMKGTTWVQIIKAVLLIAGAAVMTFWVLAIYGFNLSDLLGGAVEASGNPNILNPGLQYGKSEVSKIDFMSLGLALVLGTAALPHVLMRFYTVPTAKEARKSVVWSIWLIGLFYLFTLVLGFGAAALVGAETIKGAPGGVNSAAPLLAFHLGGPLLLGFISAVAFATILAVVAGLTITAAASFAHDIYASVIAKGKADADTEVKVARRTVVVIGLLAIAGGIFANGQNVAFLVALAFAVAASANLPTIVYSLFWRKFTTQGAIWSMYGGLGSAIILIALSPVVSGAKTSMIPGANFAIFPLSNPGIVSIPLAFLLGYLGSILDKRLEDTTKQAEMEVRSLTGVGAEKATDH